The Pocillopora verrucosa isolate sample1 chromosome 14, ASM3666991v2, whole genome shotgun sequence genome has a segment encoding these proteins:
- the LOC131782819 gene encoding uncharacterized protein isoform X1: protein MKKPSILWICHLVIHFVTAPVATAGDVCTDSAVIVTADSGVDAKLFYNRSNHEDDQHFRGYRAYAHSSVFAFLNKTGLDGACTHPVKEICLRGKAEFKKVNQSLLMIEIFNVVVNDSGKYKVVALFSYTHNDTETEKCLQVHHLNVSDNSTETTTTTVPQSIKVYSPSSSSDNSTETTTTPVPQSTKVYSPSSSSGPGGKTLGIVLGVVPLTIALLIIAGWLYRFKCRQMAIRTIRKEYKQTNGANFESIP, encoded by the exons cTCCGGTGGCAACTGCAGGAGATGTCTGTACTGATTCTGCAGTTATAGTTACAGCCGATTCTGGAGTGGACGCAAAACTTTTTTACAACAGATCAAATCATGAAGATGACCAACATTTTCGTGGCTATCGTGCATACGCACATTCGTCCGTATTTGCATTCCTAAACAAAACTGGATTAGATGGCGCATGTACTCATCCAGTAAAGGAGATTTGTTTGCGGGGGAAGGCCGAATTTAAGAAGGTGAACCAAAGCCTTTTGATGATAGAAATTTTCAATGTCGTTGTCAATGATAGTGGCAAGTACAAAGTCGTGGCCCTGTTCTCATATACACATAATGATACGGAAACAGAGAAATGCCTACAAGTACACCATCTAAATGTATCAG ATAACTCCACAGAAACCACGACAACTACAGTTCCTCAATCGATTAAAGTCTACAGCCCCAGCAGCAGCTCAG ATAACTCCACAGAAACCACGACAACTCCAGTTCCTCAATCGACTAAAGTCTACAGCCCCAGCAGCAGCTCAG GTCCTGGCGGGAAGACATTAGGGATTGTACTAGGAGTTGTGCCGTTAACTATCGCATTGCTCATAATTGCCGGTTGGCTCTATCGCTTTAAATGTCGTCAAATGGCTATACGCACCATTAGAAAagaatataaacaaacaaatggaGCAAATTTCGAGTCAATTCCGTAA